From the genome of Solanum stenotomum isolate F172 chromosome 5, ASM1918654v1, whole genome shotgun sequence:
gttgCAAATTTGCTTAAAGATGTGATTATTATGTTTTACAGGTATGGCCTTTGGTACTGGAAGTGCTGTGGCACATAGGGCTGTAGATGCTGTCATGGGTCCACGCACTATTCAACATGAAACTGTTGTTGCTGAGGCAGCAGCAGCAGCTCCGGCTGGTTCTGATGCTTGTGGTGTGCACACTAAAGCATTCCAAGATGTAAGTGTTAATTTCACTCCTTTTAACTACTATAATATGCAAATCGGAGGTTATTCTTTCAGCCTTCCAAGTCCGTATGATCCGTATTGTTTTCACAAGAAGATTATGATGATACCATTATTTGTGGTTCAACTTGCAGTGCATTAATAGCTCTGGAAGTGACATTGGCAAGTGCCAGTTGTACATGGACATGTTGTCTGAGTGCAGGAGGAACTCAATGATGAATGCTTAAGCTTATTGGTTGGGAGTTAATAACTTTGAACTCATTCTTTAATCTGATTGTTAAAAAAGATTGAATTATGATCAAGAACTAGCTGGCACTGATTTGGCAAGTGAATTTGGTTCTTGATATACCTTGCCTCCAATAATTATTGGCTGAAGCCTAAAGTATTGGACTTTTATGGACCTGTCCATGATAACTGTATTTCAGTTTGCTTTTATGCTATGATTTGCTGCATTTGGCTTCATTGATTACTATACCCATTGTTTAAGATAATATTACTCCAAGGTCTTTTGTGAGTATAATTTATATGACTAACAAGCTAACATCTTCGAAAGTGTCAAGTATTGAATTTTGACTTTGCCTGTACCCGTGGAATATACCGCATTCATGTTAttgtccttttctttttctgggTCTCTGATCCATGAAAGATTTTTAATTAGTGCAGCTAAGTATAACTCCCTTATGGCTGGGGGATTAGTTTTTAACATCTAACCAAGTATCATGACTAGCTATGCGCTTTCCTTGAGGCTTTAGTTCCAAATTAGTAGTCAGCCTATATTTGTATCTGAAAATTCTCACTCAGGAAAACAAATCTAATAGTGATGTTATGCCGCTTTGATTTACGATCCATGGCCATTCAGCAACGAACTCAATATATTTCCAAAAGCTAAACCTATCTTTCCATATATACTTGTGACTAGGCGATGACATTTTTTTGGTTAACCGCAtctagagctgtcaatatgagCTAGCCCACTCCATCCGGGCTAACTCGTACAGACTTCGTAATTTGACGTGCCAAGTtgggctagcccattttttatGTGGGCCAAAAAATGGTCGGCCCACAAATGTGTGGGCTACGGGCTTTGCTGGGTCAGTCATCTTgtcttaaaattatattttttataattttttaaattaaattataatttaaaaatattatgataaatatcgacaagacaatattacatgagattagtgttactacttgttaatcaaatacacaaataaaattatctatataatatttattaagtttgattcaagtaaaaacataaataggtaaatagaaatataaacataattgttttccaatgatcataataaaacacaaaaactatgatAATATTCCATAAGCTATGGCTTATTAAGTTattccctagaaattttaggaattttttattttatgtagtacatattttataaacataatttgtatttaaattgtaatatttcaaactttaaacagatTTTGAGTGTAGACTcctgttatttttaatactctattttaattatttttttaattaatttttatttggcccacgggCCGACTCTAtctatatttctcaagcccaCAAATCGACAGACTTATTCAGGCCGAGctaaaaagtcattttcttaaatgggctccaaaaatcaTAGCCCTGCCCTATCAAATCACGGATTAGACCAGACCGGTCCAaagggcctagcccatattgatgGCTCTAAGTCCGCATCATTGACAATGAGAATCCTAGAGTAAAATTTAGGAGGTTTTACACGAGGAATTGACACAAAGGCACAACTGCTACATAGAATTAGCAATTTATAGCCCAATTTTATTTAGCAATTAATAgtccaaaaaaaaatagcatatatTAGCCCAAAAGTAAATTAACTGTATTTTTATAGATTTACTTTTTTACCATCTCACAACCAATTGGCAATAAATAGAAGACGTGGGATTGTTTTGTGATTTTAATTCCTATAACTAAGGAAGTTAGCATTTCAGTTTCCTTAAATTTCTAAACCCAACTCCATTATTAgtatatcttttttaaaataaaaaaaaacaacgtAGAGCAAATAAGAGCATCAAGATATAAATGGCACCTTTGATTGTTTTGATTCATTATAATGGAGAATGggatagtaataataattttgtagaTTGTTCCATAGAAGCGGTGGTTATCAATACGGATATTGATTTCAAATCCTTTATATGTTGATACTTCTATTAATTCTTTTGAATTTCATTATAAAATCGACGTTCAATATCGATGTTGAAACGAAACAATATAGAATTTCGAGTATACATACAATTGAAGAAAGAATAGGAAACTTTCAAATACTATCCATCAtgtataacttgaaaagttatTGGCATACATTATACACTTTCAAGTGCTAAATTTGAAGATGGAATTGTCAATACCAATTTGATTGCTATTGGTTTCAACAACACAAACACTTTATATTTTATTGGTTACAATCATATGATTGTCCGAGAGACTGAATTTTAATGAATGCAATATTATTGCTTGTGTTACTAAAACTATACTAACAGAATGTCAAGTTTACAagaaatttctctctctaatatctatgataaaaataattatgctATTCGAATGATGTTTCAATTTAAGGTGAAAAGTTTAAATACGTCAAGgtattatcaattaaaaaaacaattatgtaTACATTATGCATTCTCTAAAATAAATGATGTATATACTTATGTAACGAGTTTATTAGGCTAATGTATTCAATCAGTTCAGTATAAATTCATAATGTTTCACTCAAAGAATATTTATGAATAcattataaatttatgtatacATTGTTAATTgtgtatacataaaaatattgtgtATTTATTCAATTAGTTTATGTATACAATTAAATGTATGGTTTCTACTGCAATGTATACACATTTATGTAGACATTAAATATGATTAATTCGTGTATTAATTCAATTATAGTTGTGTACATTAAATTGAATGACTTTATACCAATGTATACACAATCATGTATACAATTATTATGTGTTAAATATTACTAATTCAAGCCAAATGGCattactaataaaaaatactttctcTTGTAAAAAATGTATAGAATTGCAGTAAATAAAATTCTATAATCAGATTCTACATTCAAGTTACACACTGTTTTGTACTTATACCacccaaaaagaaaaatgaaattaagatttattttttcaaaagactcATGAGATTCCTTTTACccatgaaaataaatataaaaaataaacacattATAATCTCAATTTTTGCCCAATTAAATTGAAATCTTCAATTCCACAATATAAAATTCATATAGTTTTGGCAATGAcagattaaatatatatatatatatatatatatatatatatatgatagagCAAATATAGTCAAGAACAATGAAAAGAAACGATTTAGTATATGAACATAAATACGGAAGAgaaaatttaagcaaataaaGATTATATACATGTATGAAGAATTTGTAAgaagattaaaagaaaaaaggtaaAGAGAAATGTTGAAAGAATCATTATTAACAAAGAATTGTTTAAAATCAGAaatgagaagaagaaagaataaaattttaacttttcaataaataaaggATCGGTGAANNAGATGAATTTTGTGTAGTTAAGGAATGATATTTCACCCCTTATATCTTTTTGGTGCATCCATAAGGTGCCTTTATGTATAGAAGATTGGGTGTCATTAGTAGAAAACCATCTCCTTTTGTAGTATTTCTACTTTTTTGTTACTAGTGTATGTTTTCTGttcaaatattaataaaagttatTACTTTATCTAAAAACTATAACGGTAACTTTTAATCCCCATTATTATTTCAACCATCAtagtataaatatatgtaataaTTCAACAAGAAGACATGCATTAGATTAACAAGGTTGTACCGTATGACATAAAAACATGACTTATGATTACaaggaaaaaaagattttaaaaaaggatATCACgagcaaaaattaaaaagaagaagacgagGGAGAAGCAATGGTGCATAAAATTTTTTACAGAAAGACCatattaaagaaaagaaaggtcAAACTGGAACTTCAAAAGGTAAGATTTTTCTCTTGgaaaatcaaaacaaatttgaattatttttacgtTTTCGaaatttttggttatttttttctataaccCAAGTGTAGGTTGTCTACATCACATCCCTGCTAACACGGGATGCTTTGTGCACTGGGCTGCCCTTTTTAACCCAAGGTTGTTCTTCCAAACACCACCTAGTTTTTGGGTTTCGAAAAGCCAAATGTGCCCAAGGTTCATATTCGCTATCTCAAAGATGACCCTATAACTCCAAAGCACATCTCAAAGTTTATTAGCCATCTTATGAGATTTCAAGTTCAGATGTCCTGTAATAGTATACATGTTGAATTGATCCTTTAAGCTGCATATGAAAAGGTGAAGTGTAGAAGCAGACGGAGAAAAAAATGATGACCCTATAGCTCC
Proteins encoded in this window:
- the LOC125865874 gene encoding uncharacterized protein C6C3.02c isoform X12, giving the protein MPRRSSGRSAPRPAPRAAPRPAPAPAHHAPPPAPMQSSGGGSMLGGIGSTIAQGMAFGTGSAVAHRAVDAVMGPRTIQHETVVAEAAAAAPAGSDACGVHTKAFQDCINSSGSDIGKCQLYMDMLSECRRNSMMNA